AATGAGGGAAAGGAACAAAAGGTTTAGCTGAACTCCTAAAACATCTGTCTCAGTTTACGGAGAACACAAGGGGTCTGGGGGGGGTTGggcgggaaggggggagggggggggggggggcgcagCTTGAACTGCGGTAAGCAGGAGTCCGTTGTTCTGTCGCCACTGAAAACGGCGTTCACGCGGCTCGTCAGGCTCCAGCCGGTCTGAAAACTCACATCGCTCCTCCATTTCAAAAAGATTTCCGCGGAAAAGCTGATTCGCCTGATGGTGGAGTCGGCAAATGTTCATGACGAGCGACATGTGGAAGTCCGTTCCCTGCATGTTCTTCATCCCTAGCGCCGCCATGGCTGCGCAACGCACATCCATGGcaaagagaggaagcgaagtTAAAAAGAGTTTCGCTCGCAGACACCGAGCAGCGGGACTCCCGACAGCGACGTCAACACGATTAGCGATTAGCCACGCTGCCCGTCGCCCCGACCGTCGCTTCGCGATTTCATAAATTCCAAGAGGGATTCGAACTTCTCACGAAATGCACTCGTAGACATGTACGTGAAAACTGAGTTGCGTGCAAAGAGATCCGCAAACTATGCAACCCGCGTCGCTCGTCCCGATTTTAGCCAGCCACTCTCTCAGAATGAATACGtacgcgagggcgccgcgggtgaATCCGAGCATACTAAGGATGGCTGCGAAGAAAATGAGAGAAGGGCAGCCTCTCGGCGGAGGTTCCAGGTCTGCAGATGCATTTGGGCAACTTCTGTTGAGTGCGCAAACGCGTACCTTTCTGTTTTGCCGGGTCCATGCCAAcggcctcctcgcagagCATGAGGCGACGTTCCACATCGTCCAGAagacgctgctgcttctccacATCCATTTTGAGAAGGTGCGGCTGACAGGCGGCGCACAATAAGCAAACGGCTAGAAATCTGACACCCTCCACGTCTCCGCGGAGCGAGAAATCACACAAGACCTGCAGAAGAGGCTACGGCAGAGGAGCGCTTGGCGTTAACAAGTCACGCCGGACAGCGTGGGGTGCGCGAAACGTGCCGCTCGCGGGCTAGCCTGAGGAGGAACTCTTTGAGCGTCAACAGCCGAATGCGGAAGGCGCCTCAGAGTGAACACGCTGGAAAGAAAATGGGAGGCCTCCCAGCCTTTCTAGCACTGCGAGAAGCGCGCTGAACCTGCCCCCTGCGCGAGGCCCAGACGTGCACAGTCACGGGCTGTAGTGAACCGCAAAGCTCGCGCAGGTTGAAAAGTTAACAACGACAACTCTAGAGGGAAACTAGCAGTGCAACTTTGGCAGCAGTCCTCGGGTGCCGTGAGAAGTCAGAAACCAATCCGGGACCCATCTGTGCAGACGGAATAGGCACGGCGGACGTGGCGTGCTGCTGCAAGCGTGCGGCAACCTACCCTGTCCAGAGTCAAGTGTAACGTAAGAAAGACTCTGGCAGAAAAGAGCTCCTCAGGTGTACTTTTGCCGATTTTCCGCGAGACGCAAGACGGTACCGAATCGCCATTGACGCGGCAGCCCCTGTTGTAGCTTCGTTTGCGCGCCGGGAGAACCCGTCACCTTGAACTCTAATCCACGGGGAGGTTCCACCGAGAGAAAAGCACCGTCAAGCCCTCAGCGACGAGTGCTGGAGGGCAGGGCTGGAGCGGCTTACAAGTCGGTACTGTCCAGCTGAGCTAGTACGGAAGGAAAGTGAAAACGCCTGCGGCATCTGCCCTAGCGCACCAAAGAAAGCTCTCCCATTTCGCTAGGCAACGTGAGAGAAGAAAATAATGAGAAAAGAACAAAGTCCACCACTCTATGATGCGATTTCATTACATGCTTTCATCATCCAACCGCCTTAAACGGCAATCGCCTCGCGGAGTCAACGCGCTCTTTTCTCCCGAGCTCGGCTTATACACGGCGGCTCAtgactctgcatgcgctctgtGCAGACGACAACGACCTCCAGCGATGGAGCCCTGCGTGTGTGTCCAACGAAGCGAGACAAGGATCGGACAAAACGACCAGTTTCAGGCGAAGCGGAAAACTCCATGCGAGTAGAAGAAACGACAGGAGGCCTCTCAAAGTGCCAGACTTCTCATCCTGTGCAGTGTCGCGTGTTTTGCAGATATTGGCTAGACGCCTGCATCAACAGAGGGCTTCGTGGCCAAACATTTATCGGCATAAGCTGCATTTATGGTGATCTACGGACTACTTCTTTTCAATGGCTTTCTGTATGAAGCGCGGCTCTGCCTGAACTCCGCGCCCGGCAAGTTTCCTTAGGCACGTCTGGCAGGCGTAGCCACGTGGAACCTGGCAGTCATCGAAGGGAGGCGATGGAGGCCGCCAAATGACTCAGGCACATCTAGCAACATAAGAGAACATTAAGGGCCAATTTGGAAGCTCCCGACATCTCACGCCTTCCAAAGTGAGCGCATTTGTCTTTGCTGTCTGCAAGGCAGGCTTACGGGGCCGCGCGTCCTCAAATTTCATAGGCTTACTCTGTGAGTGGCTACTCCCGTGCAGAGGATGATGGCAAGCAACGCTATTTGTTTACGTCGGCCCATTTTTTCCTCCTCCACACAGTACACTTTTTCCACTGCTTGGTGGATAGCCTGTGTTGGATGCTGCACTTAACAGCTGCTGTGCGCACGCATGCCTGTTTCTGTTCGTCGCAGACGAACCATCGCTTCGATTCTTGTCTTACATTCCACGGGCTGGCCTCGAGAGCTATGTGGTACGTTATTTCAGACATGTGCCTGGCCTCTGCTCGCTACTCCGTGACTTGCTTGTCCGCTGCACCACTACCACCCTGGAATCTCTCTACTCCCACGGTTATCACACATCCCGTCATATACGTTTGCTGGGAGCACGGAtcacttctctctctgtcgtctgTGTATGGTGCATACACACACCGCCGGCCGCCCGATGTGCGATTGCTAGAGTGGCAcgttcttttttctctctttcggGTCTCAAGTCGATGCTTCCGTCACGGAGCATTCAACCCTGCGCAGTGCGTCGGGTTCGCTTCGCGCTGCGGCATCAGGGCTCACTGTCTTGCCAGGCAAGTCCCGCATGCCCAGACACAGGCGAAACTGACACACATGGCTGCGCCACAATGAGACTGCCGATGAGCATCGGCGGTGCCGCGTCCACGCCTGCGTGCAAGCAGCGCGTGTGTGATTTTCGAAAGTGGCGTATGACCACACAAACCAACAAGTGTACTCCGTTTCGGCGGTGCTGTCTGAATGCCGGTGGGTTCGGTCCGCTATGAGTTGCTCCCTAGACTAGCGCCTCAGTGCACAAAAATCACAAGCGACGCTCCTACAAAGCACTCCACCCCGCCTCGGAAGGCGCCTGTGACTCGCCGGCTGACGAGAGGGAGCAACGATGCAGCGACCCGTTGCTCCCTGTCGCCCAGGGTTCGTCCACATCACACACCATCCGCCTGCTTTCCGCTTCCCCTCCACAAAGGAAAGTGTTCAGCCCCGCTTGGGGATTCAGTCACAAAGCATTCTGGTCGCGGATACGGACAGACGGGTAAACACACGACACACACAAGGTCGACATCAAGTTGCGTTCGCAGCCTGCCGGCTGCCCACGACACGACAGGTCGTGAAACGCTTTGCTCATATCCGGAGCTTTCTGATCATTTGTTCGACGTCTTCGGGGTCCTCGTTCATGCACTCGATATCGCACCTGTAGAAGTCGCGgatctgctgcagcaggtgTTCCTCGTGGCTGGTGACCAGGTTGATGGCGATACCCTTGAGGCCGAACCGACCCGTGCGGCCGATGCGGTGTATGTATGTCTCCATGTTCACACGGGGCCCCGAGACTTGATGCAGGTTGCCTTCAGCCTGTCCGCCGTGCCAGAGGGCTCCacgggcgtcgcctccgacGCGGCCCTGGTAGACGAGCGGAAGGTCGAAGTTCACCACCAGCGTCACCTGGGGAACGTCGATTCCTCGGGCTAAGACGTCTGTGCAAATGAGCACTTTCGTTTCGCCTTTCCGGAATTCCTCCATGATCCGGTCTCGCATCTCGATGCCCATCTTCTCGGgcccctgcgcctgcgttcCGCAGATGAGGGAGACCGCGTAGCCTTCCTCCTGCATCTTGAGAGCCAGCGAaaacgcgctgcggcggctgttCACAAAAATGACCGACTGGCCCAGACACATGGACGAATACAGCGAAGACAAGACCGCAAACTTCTGGTAGAACGTCGTTTCCAGTCGATACGGAAGCGACGActccttcgccggcggctgcgtgaCGCCCAAGTCGGCCGCCCTCGTGTCGCACGGAATGTAGTACTGCTTGATGCACGTCAGAGTCAActcctccttcttcaccTGGAAAACAAGAAAAACACACGCTCGAGAACGCCGAAGCCTGAGCAACCGACCACCGCGCCCGCCACGGCAGACGGACCTACACCCAGCGCCAGGAAACACAAAACCAAAAAAAGGAAAGCCCAGAGACAGAGCCTTTAGCTAAACGCTCTGTGCCTCCACGGGCTTTGCGTACGCGAAACAGGCGTGCACGGACGAAGCTGTGCGCCAGCTGGAAACACACGAGGCAAAccctcgcctcgcgaaaCCGAGGCGCATGAGCCCGACAGCTGCAGTTTGcccgctgcgcaggcagTCTTCAGTCACAGCAAGCAGAGCCAACGAGTGGGTCACTTCCCTGTGGAGGCTCTCCAATTTCAAAGAATATACGCGTACGCCGTTAACGTACGCTTATATTCTTTGATTTTTCCACGATGCGTGCATGTGCAGCGGGACACGGGCCCCTCCATGCGACTATGTAAACGGCGCAAGAAGCAAAAATTAAAGATCGAAACGCATTTGACTGCAATGGGGAGGAATGTGGACCAGAGGCCTCGGAATCCGAAAGAAATTCGCACCGCGACTGAACAGTAAAACGCCCCTTACCGTGATTTTGTTCGCCGTCGGCATCAGCTTCTCCGCAAAGCCGCGAACTTCATCCGAGAAGGTCGCTGAGAACAAGAGAATTTGAAGCCTCTGAGGAAAGAAGCGCCGAATCTGTTGCACCTGTATCACCACAAAATCGCACGGCTCACTCGGCGGTATGCACGCAAAACACCGCACAACGCAGGGAACGAAAAACGGACACCTCACTCCCCTGAAGTCGATCCGAAAGAGGGAGACAATGCAgtcgagcgagacgacgctgcagctccgccgcacgTAAGCGCCACTGACTTCTGCGCGAGCTGGCTGAGAGGTGAGTCTCTGTGCCCCGCAAGCCCCAGCACTGGAGGTGTCGAGCCTCCCTCCAACCCCCCCTgtcaccccccccccccccccgcctcttGCACCCTCGCAGGGCGCGTCCTCACCTGGGGCGCCATGTTGTTGGAGAAGTTGATAAGCTCGTCAGCCTCGTCCAATACGAAGAGCCGCACGGTGTCGCCCGCGAACTTCCTTTTCTTGAGCAGCTCCATGCACTTCCCAGGCGTGCCGACGACGATCGGCGACTGCACCACTGGGCTGGTCAACGTCGTATACACCACGCATCTGCGGAGATACGCCCAGAGGGAGCTGTCGAAAATGCGCATGACGCCTGcgggcctgcgtcgcgcagcgcctccagaccctgcgcccgccgccgtgcTCCACTGGACCCCAGACCCTAAACGCGGGCGCTCAGATCGCCGTGAAAGAAGTGAGGACGCGCCTCTCACTGTGCGGCTCCCTCTGGCGCCTGCAGTTCAGTCGAACGGTGCAAGCACTTGCATGCCGCCATGCGGCGCGCCCCCACAGCCCTCGAGCTCGCCAAACGCGAAGCACGCTTCACATTGGACACCTCCACCGCGTGCAggcacatacatatgtatatatatgaatacatGTATAGATGAaaaaatatatatgcgtgcTGGGGCGGTCCAACTCCGATCTGTActtggcgtctccgctgccccCGCGCGCAGTGTGCACGGGCTTACTTGCCGgttgtctccgccggcgcaagCGAGGCCGGAGGCGCATCGGACTTCTGCGGGATGGCCACGAAGATCGATGTCTCTGTGAACCGAGCCAAGGCCTCGATGACGCGGACGGTCTGCTGAGCAAGTTCTCGAGTCgggcagagacagagggccTGCGGGAGTCCACACACCCGAGGGAAAAAAGGTCGCCGCAgggagagcagcagcgcacgcCCCTGCCCCTGCCGCGAAAACCTCCCGCGCACGCCAAAAGCGCGCGACTGCGTTTCAATATGCCGCACAGCAGTAAGCCAGACCTCAGCCACGAGCCGCGCCAGGCGGGGCGTACGTCTCCATCTGTATCTGTCTCTCTAGATAGATACACAAAAAGCTGGAGAGAAAGGCGCATACAAGTGGGCGCACCCCTGCAGACGACCACATGGATGCCAAGCTGCATCGTGGACAAACACATGCGCGTGTTTGCACGCGGAGCTATGCACTGATGCAGTCGCCATGCACGCGCCGCGAAAAGTGAAGGCGAAGGTGtttgccgcgcgcgagcaggcgcACGCTCTCTGCTTGTCGGCGGCAACGAGGCCTGGAGGCCCTCCCAGAGAAAGAAGTCGAGGGAACCTACTTGAGGCGCCTTCAGGGTGTGGTCGACCTTGGTCAGCATCGCCAGAGCAAACGTCGCAGTCTTTCCGCTTCCGTTCTGGGCCTGGAAAAAACCAAAAAGGCGGGAGCAGGGGCCGCACCGGAAGAGAGACGATGCTGGCAGAGTCGCTGAGACGGCTCggtttccgcgcgcgccagtcTCCCACGCAGTCGCCTCAAGACGCGCGGTCGGCcgtcgacgaggcgcgcacgGTGCGGACGacagacgcgaggagactggAAAGTGAGACACCACGGCGAAGGTGAGcaggaaagagaaaaagcggTCTAAACCGCACGAGGGAGGCTGGACGCGAGctggagacgaaggagaatCGAGGCCCTTCCGCCAGACGCAACGGTCAACGCACCTGGGCGATCAGGTTTTCGTCCCGCGAGAAGAtcagaggcagcgcggcagcctgGATTTTCGAAGGCTTGCTGAAGCCTTGGTTTTCCACGCCCAAGAGGAGTTCTTTCCTCAGGTTCAAGTCCGTCCTGCGAATGCAAATCAGCCGGAGGACGAGATGAAAGCGTGGAACCCACGTCGAGAGCGCCCAGGCGAAAGAAGACACACACCCCCCCGTGCCCACCGCCACAGCCTTGCAGAGAGGCTGAGCTGCTCGAGCGCGGAAAGCGATGGCGCAAAGGAACGGAAAACCCCGCGGGACAGTGCCGACACAAGCGAGCCACACCtcggcgctgcatgcaggcgcccCGGGGGACGACAGAGCCCCGCCCTCGTGGACAGCCGAAACCCGCCAAGGTGAACTCCGGTCGCTACCCTAAAACTGCtgtgtggcggcgcgcgccagcgcggtGTGGTGTCAGAAGCCTCTGCTCACCACgtggacgcagagacaggcgcgccggAGCTGCCGTCGGCCCTGTCGACCACGACCGCGGAGCCCTCATCCACTTCCCGCAGATGCTCGTGCTTGAACGCCTGGAAGTCTGGCGCCGGGGGCCTTGTCTGCGTGgctcctgccgcgccgcgagctgtctcttcgtcgccctcgggccccgcggcgcgcgacgagggcgccggcgtcgcacCCGCGGTCGTTTCGGGCTTCccggcgccggctggcgCTCCGCGAGCCCCGACGCGGCTCATCTGCTGAAGCATGAATTCCTGCAAAGCTTTCTGGTCAATCTGATCGTCCatggctgcggcagccgccgccagccccgCAGCCATAGCCGCTGCTGTGTTCTCTTGCTGCTCAGACATCGCGAAAGACGTTCGGCGGCGAACCCCGCACGGGACTcaagcagacgaggagggaccaggaggcgctgcggagggacAGGAGAcacgggcgccgcggtcggTCCACGCCGGAGTCCAACAAGATGCGCGACACCAGACAGCTGAGCTGCAAGCGAGCCCAAGAAGCGCCTTGAAGGCTGAGCCGATTTGCGGCCTGTCGGAGCGATGTTTTGGCAaccgaagacagagaaggtCTACACCAATCCACAACCAGGTTGCGCACTGCACATTCCAAAGGAGATGGCTGGCCGCCCACCGTGCAGCAGTGCTCGGGAAAAAACTAAAAAATTATCACGGGAACCACGGAGGGGCGTGCAAACAGCCACACACACTATGCGTGGGCCCGCAAACGATCCTCTCGGGAGCCTggaaagcgaggaggcggcagacaaGTCAAGGAGGCGACGTTAGACGGCTCCCGAAGCTGGAGAAATTGGTCGGCGCCTCTTTCGCGGGCACACTTGGTccgcctgcttcctccgtTCACAGACTGGTCAAATGAGCAGGCGTTAGAGGGCGCACACCAGCCAAGActgggagagaggagactgaGGGGCCGCGGGAGAAAGCGTACAGAGTGAAGGAAACGGACAGAAAAGCCTTCCGTCCTGAAGGGCCGGGTTGCCTCCTTGTCGCTCCGACAGCATGCAGTCGACGCAGGGCTCTTGCGACTGAGTGGCCCGTTTGTCCTTAAATCAGGGAACGTTTTTAGTTCGATAAAGGACAAAAAAACGCTATCAGAATGGCGGACTGCTTAAGGTCCGTTTTCGTCTTAGCTTGCTGCTGAAGTTTTAGGAAACGTTCGTTGTGGAGCTCAGCCAGCAACACGGGGGTAAAGCGAGAACGCCGGGAGCCCGCCTACCATCAACACGTCTCTCCGTTCGTCCGCTTTCATCGGGGAAATACAGAACCACAGGCAGATCGTAATTGGACCAACGAAaagacagcagagaggccAGGCAGACGGGTTCGAACCACGATTGACCAGAGGGCCTCGGGGGAGTTTACGCAGCGTGCCTAGAAACGCGAGCTGCGGTGTGCAATAAACGATGCATGCCCTGTTTGCGCTCGGGAGGAGCTCCGCCAGACACCGACACAATTCAAAAAAACACATAGAAAATCACAGACGAGCAAAACGGACTTGTACATCGGTAGAGCCACAATATGTGCAGATGCCGCACAAAATACGTGATTTCCGGCTATCCTTCGGGTTGTCTGCCCACGGGCATGTACTCTCCGGCAAGCTGTGAGACAGCAGGCAAATCATCACCGCTGCTGCCCGAGCCGACACGTTCCGTCGGTATGACCGCTTAcggatgcagcagcgacgggtCGCAAGCTTTCTGGAACATATCTGACGATGCTGTGCGATCGACGACCCATTTGGTTGTAAGAGCTGCTCGATTGTGGCGTTGTTAGCCGATACATGTGTACAATAGGATGATGGCATTCTCAGGCACTAACGATCTCTACAGCACGCATGTGGAGCTCTGTTTCGAGAGTTTCCCTCGCTGCCGATTGCTCTAGACAAATGGCTCCGCATCGAGGGTGCGTGGAAGTCGCTACGCACCTACAGCCACTTGTTGCTTGTCAAGTCCAGGCCGAAAAGCGGAACGATTTATTGTTTCGAGGCCCTCTTTGGGTACGTCTCAGGGCGTTAGATGGGATTTGGCATTTCGTGGCTCGTGCCTGCGAAGGGATCCGCTACTGAGCCACACAAAGGCTTGCTGCGACGTAGGTCTGAATTCGCGAGCGAATCTCCTGGGGCCGTCAAGGCACATATAGGGGCCGCTTTGTTTGATAGAGAACCCCCCCAATTGCAGCGATACGCAATCACGAGTGAACAATGCTTTGCTGGTCCAAATCTCAAAAGCAGAAACAGCAACTTCACGATGTATCCGAGTTTACGTATGGAGTAGTTCCTCCGAAGCTGACGAAAGAGGGGTACTTGGCTGCAAACCTACCGTGCTTTCTTCTGGCTTCTTCAATCCTACTTTCT
This portion of the Besnoitia besnoiti strain Bb-Ger1 chromosome VII, whole genome shotgun sequence genome encodes:
- a CDS encoding DEAD/DEAH box helicase (encoded by transcript BESB_080950) — encoded protein: MSEQQENTAAAMAAGLAAAAAAMDDQIDQKALQEFMLQQMSRVGARGAPAGAGKPETTAGATPAPSSRAAGPEGDEETARGAAGATQTRPPAPDFQAFKHEHLREVDEGSAVVVDRADGSSGAPVSASTWTDLNLRKELLLGVENQGFSKPSKIQAAALPLIFSRDENLIAQAQNGSGKTATFALAMLTKVDHTLKAPQALCLCPTRELAQQTVRVIEALARFTETSIFVAIPQKSDAPPASLAPAETTGKCVVYTTLTSPVVQSPIVVGTPGKCMELLKKRKFAGDTVRLFVLDEADELINFSNNMAPQVQQIRRFFPQRLQILLFSATFSDEVRGFAEKLMPTANKITVKKEELTLTCIKQYYIPCDTRAADLGVTQPPAKESSLPYRLETTFYQKFAVLSSLYSSMCLGQSVIFVNSRRSAFSLALKMQEEGYAVSLICGTQAQGPEKMGIEMRDRIMEEFRKGETKVLICTDVLARGIDVPQVTLVVNFDLPLVYQGRVGGDARGALWHGGQAEGNLHQVSGPRVNMETYIHRIGRTGRFGLKGIAINLVTSHEEHLLQQIRDFYRCDIECMNEDPEDVEQMIRKLRI